A region from the Halosolutus gelatinilyticus genome encodes:
- a CDS encoding Rieske (2Fe-2S) protein, giving the protein MTNRTELTTVETVRDNRSWLFTIRNRHGDRDEVILVPCDDGVEAWINRCTHEAQRLDTGRGVAMRDGEIICPKHGSMFDSCSGYCDNGEAADTTLPSIGIEIEDGTVYLADDEATFLHEGGVDAGEDDGDDGPASTSHLSF; this is encoded by the coding sequence ATGACCAATCGAACGGAGTTGACGACCGTGGAGACCGTCCGCGACAATCGATCGTGGCTGTTCACGATCCGCAACCGTCACGGCGACCGGGACGAGGTCATCCTCGTTCCCTGCGACGACGGGGTCGAGGCGTGGATCAACCGCTGCACGCACGAAGCCCAGCGGCTCGACACCGGCCGCGGCGTGGCGATGCGCGACGGCGAGATCATCTGCCCGAAACACGGCTCGATGTTCGACTCCTGCAGCGGCTACTGCGACAACGGCGAGGCCGCCGACACGACGCTCCCGTCGATCGGGATCGAAATCGAAGACGGCACGGTCTACCTCGCCGACGACGAGGCGACCTTCCTCCACGAGGGCGGCGTCGACGCTGGCGAGGACGACGGGGACGACGGGCCGGCGTCGACGTCTCATCTCTCGTTCTGA
- a CDS encoding putative quinol monooxygenase, protein MIVVHTSIPFDPDRYDEAIEFVRDLADQSRREDGTVRYRATVDFEDEHTVRFFEQYEDEAAMVAHTKTDYYQRFNDPLSDLVDGPMETIALMEDDLDVYTFTADDLDRDSS, encoded by the coding sequence GTGATCGTCGTTCACACCAGCATTCCGTTCGATCCCGACCGGTACGACGAGGCGATCGAATTCGTGAGAGATCTGGCGGACCAGTCGCGGCGAGAAGACGGAACCGTTCGGTACCGGGCGACGGTCGACTTCGAAGACGAGCACACGGTACGATTCTTCGAGCAGTACGAAGACGAAGCGGCGATGGTCGCGCACACGAAAACGGACTACTATCAACGGTTTAACGATCCACTTTCCGACCTGGTCGACGGACCGATGGAGACGATCGCCCTGATGGAAGACGACCTAGACGTATACACCTTCACTGCGGACGATCTCGACCGGGACTCGTCCTGA
- a CDS encoding RidA family protein: MDRTIVSTGTEWEATVGYSRAVRTGSRVEVSGTTATDENGDVVGADDPYAQTVRALEIVDDALDEVGASIADVVRTRIYVTDIDDWEAIGEAHGEVFADVRPATSMVEVSRLIDPEHLVEIEAVAIVDDE, translated from the coding sequence ATGGACCGAACGATCGTCTCCACCGGCACCGAGTGGGAAGCAACGGTCGGATACTCGCGAGCCGTCCGGACCGGGTCGCGGGTCGAGGTCTCCGGGACGACGGCGACCGACGAGAACGGCGACGTCGTGGGGGCGGACGACCCGTACGCACAGACCGTTCGCGCGCTCGAAATCGTCGACGACGCCCTCGACGAGGTCGGCGCGTCGATCGCGGACGTCGTCCGAACCCGAATCTACGTGACCGACATCGACGACTGGGAGGCGATCGGCGAGGCCCACGGCGAGGTCTTTGCAGACGTTCGGCCGGCGACGAGCATGGTCGAGGTGTCGCGGTTAATCGACCCCGAACACCTGGTCGAGATCGAGGCGGTCGCGATCGTCGACGACGAGTGA
- a CDS encoding ester cyclase, whose protein sequence is MSIEDNKALARRVQEEVWNEGDVDAIDDLFAEGFVQHSPWKPSELHGRDEFKQQIRDFHAAFPDLHGTIDDVIAEGDTVANRFTMRATHQGEFMGVEPTGDEVELVGTIFARVEDGRIAERWVVDDVLGFLEQLGAVSERY, encoded by the coding sequence ATGAGCATCGAGGACAACAAGGCGCTCGCGCGCCGCGTGCAGGAGGAGGTCTGGAACGAGGGCGACGTGGACGCGATCGACGACCTCTTCGCCGAGGGCTTCGTCCAGCACTCCCCGTGGAAGCCCTCGGAACTGCACGGGCGAGACGAGTTCAAGCAGCAGATCAGGGACTTTCACGCCGCCTTTCCTGATCTGCACGGGACGATCGACGACGTGATCGCCGAGGGGGACACGGTCGCGAACCGGTTCACCATGCGCGCGACTCATCAGGGCGAATTCATGGGCGTCGAACCGACCGGCGACGAGGTCGAACTGGTCGGGACGATCTTCGCCCGGGTCGAGGACGGCCGGATCGCGGAACGGTGGGTCGTCGACGACGTGCTCGGCTTCCTCGAGCAACTCGGAGCGGTCTCGGAGCGATACTGA
- a CDS encoding threonine ammonia-lyase has protein sequence MVDRYEPVESPDETTVFPYHDLTPTTTADVYRARSLVAAHLPKTPLVRCEWLSAELDADVYLKREDTLPTGAFKVRGGIHLVATLEQEFRDRGLVAASTGNHGQSIAYAGREFDVPVVICVPEDANPGKVRAIERLGARVEHHGSDFDEAREYAERLAIEDGYRYVHSANEPALIAGVATAGLEVVEERPDVDVFFSPIGGGSSAAGYCLTIGELTDADVIGVQSAAAPAMHRAWKEGTLEPHETMETIAEGVATRVPFALTLEILRERLDEFVLVEDDALRNAVGRMLEEEHILTEAASATGVAAALERREELAGKTVAFPVSGRNLAMEKLRSILEE, from the coding sequence ATGGTCGATCGATACGAACCCGTCGAGTCGCCCGACGAGACGACGGTCTTTCCGTACCACGATTTGACACCGACGACGACGGCCGACGTCTATCGCGCTCGGTCGCTCGTCGCGGCGCACCTGCCGAAGACGCCGCTGGTTCGCTGCGAGTGGTTGTCGGCGGAACTCGACGCCGACGTCTACCTCAAACGCGAGGATACGCTGCCGACCGGCGCGTTCAAGGTCCGCGGCGGGATCCACCTCGTCGCGACGCTCGAGCAGGAGTTTCGGGACCGGGGGCTCGTCGCCGCCAGCACGGGCAACCACGGTCAGTCGATCGCCTACGCCGGCCGGGAGTTCGACGTTCCGGTCGTGATCTGCGTCCCCGAGGACGCGAATCCGGGAAAAGTGCGCGCGATAGAACGGCTGGGTGCCCGCGTCGAACATCACGGTTCCGATTTCGACGAGGCGCGCGAGTACGCCGAACGGCTCGCTATCGAAGACGGGTACCGGTACGTTCACTCGGCCAACGAGCCGGCGCTGATCGCGGGCGTCGCCACCGCCGGACTGGAAGTCGTCGAGGAGCGTCCCGACGTGGACGTGTTCTTCTCGCCGATCGGCGGCGGCAGTAGCGCGGCGGGATACTGCCTGACGATCGGCGAACTCACCGACGCGGACGTGATCGGCGTGCAATCGGCGGCCGCACCCGCGATGCATCGCGCGTGGAAGGAGGGGACGCTCGAACCCCACGAGACGATGGAGACGATCGCGGAGGGGGTCGCAACCCGCGTGCCGTTCGCGCTGACCCTCGAGATACTGCGCGAACGGCTGGACGAGTTCGTCCTCGTCGAGGACGATGCGCTTCGAAACGCGGTCGGACGAATGCTCGAGGAAGAACACATCCTGACGGAAGCAGCGAGTGCAACCGGCGTCGCGGCCGCACTGGAACGCAGGGAGGAGCTCGCCGGAAAGACCGTCGCGTTCCCGGTTTCCGGCCGCAACCTCGCGATGGAGAAGCTTCGATCGATACTCGAGGAGTGA
- the dph5 gene encoding diphthine synthase has protein sequence MLTFIGLGLYDERSITVEGRDALRGADRAYAECYTSRLIGASIDDLEEYHDVSIEVRDRAGVEQHPDDVLTAAEDEDVAFLTAGDTMISTTHVDLRLRANDRGIETRVIHGVTAQTATSALTGLQNYRFGKATTLPFPYAHGADGLPASVTNTIDDNRADGLHTVVYLDIKADRKDREEYMTADVGADLLAEEYPDLVGVVVARAGSPDPLVEAGTMTDLADREFGDPLHLLVIPGECHLLEADALVELAGADRDALDVA, from the coding sequence ATGCTCACGTTCATCGGGCTCGGCCTCTACGACGAGCGATCGATCACCGTCGAGGGCCGAGACGCGCTCCGCGGGGCCGATCGCGCCTACGCCGAGTGCTACACCAGCAGGCTGATCGGCGCGTCGATCGACGACTTGGAGGAGTACCACGACGTCTCGATCGAGGTTCGGGATCGAGCGGGCGTCGAACAGCACCCCGACGACGTTCTCACCGCGGCCGAGGACGAGGACGTCGCGTTCCTGACGGCGGGCGATACGATGATCTCGACGACCCACGTCGATCTCCGCTTGCGGGCGAACGATCGCGGGATCGAGACGCGGGTGATCCACGGCGTGACGGCGCAAACGGCCACCAGCGCGCTGACCGGCCTGCAGAACTACCGGTTCGGGAAGGCGACAACCCTCCCGTTTCCCTACGCCCACGGGGCCGACGGGCTGCCGGCCAGCGTGACGAACACGATCGATGACAACCGCGCCGACGGGCTTCACACGGTCGTCTACCTCGATATTAAAGCCGATCGAAAGGATCGCGAGGAGTACATGACCGCCGACGTCGGCGCCGACCTCCTGGCCGAGGAGTACCCGGACCTCGTCGGCGTCGTCGTCGCCCGCGCGGGCAGCCCCGACCCCCTCGTCGAAGCGGGGACGATGACCGACCTCGCCGATCGGGAGTTCGGCGATCCGCTGCACCTGCTCGTGATTCCGGGCGAGTGTCACCTGCTCGAAGCGGACGCGCTGGTCGAACTCGCTGGCGCCGATCGGGACGCGCTCGACGTGGCCTGA
- a CDS encoding alpha/beta hydrolase, with protein MTRDDTRAGVDSRLVETDRLETHYLEAGTDDGPPVVFLHGNVSSSRFFEDTLVDLPETHRGIAPDMRGYGDSETKPVDATNGLGDFAADLRTFLAAIEVDDPVTLVGWSNGGGAAMRYAIDHPEAVDSLVLVNPVSPYGFGGTKDVEGTPCFDDYAGSGGGTSSDEFVTALAARDREGDGQGSPRRILRTFYVAPSHAFDPEREESYLTGMLDTATGDENYPGSATSSENWPGVAPGKTGVNNAISPKYCDLSAIADIDSDEKPPILWLRGDSDQIVSNESMFDLGALGKMGAVPDWPGEDVFPPQPMVDQTRAVFDDYADRGGAYEEVVFGNVGHTPHVEVPGDFMDRLESVLE; from the coding sequence ATGACTCGGGACGATACCCGCGCCGGCGTCGACTCGCGGCTCGTCGAGACCGATCGGCTCGAAACGCACTACCTGGAAGCCGGGACCGACGACGGGCCGCCGGTCGTCTTCCTGCACGGCAACGTCTCCTCCTCACGGTTCTTCGAGGACACGCTCGTCGATCTCCCCGAAACGCACCGGGGCATCGCACCGGATATGCGTGGGTACGGCGACTCCGAGACGAAACCCGTCGACGCGACGAACGGACTCGGCGACTTCGCCGCCGATCTCCGTACGTTCCTCGCGGCGATCGAGGTCGACGATCCCGTGACCCTCGTCGGGTGGTCGAACGGCGGCGGCGCGGCGATGCGGTACGCGATCGACCACCCGGAGGCGGTCGACTCGCTCGTGCTCGTCAATCCGGTCTCGCCGTACGGCTTCGGCGGGACGAAAGACGTCGAGGGGACGCCGTGTTTCGACGACTACGCGGGCTCCGGCGGCGGCACCAGCAGCGATGAGTTCGTGACGGCGCTCGCGGCGCGCGATCGGGAGGGTGACGGACAGGGATCGCCGCGACGAATCCTCCGGACGTTCTACGTCGCCCCTTCGCACGCGTTCGATCCGGAGCGCGAGGAGTCGTACCTGACGGGGATGCTCGACACCGCGACGGGCGACGAGAACTACCCCGGATCGGCGACGTCGAGCGAGAACTGGCCGGGCGTCGCCCCGGGAAAAACCGGCGTGAACAACGCCATCTCGCCGAAGTACTGCGACCTCTCGGCGATCGCGGATATCGACTCCGACGAGAAGCCGCCGATCCTGTGGCTCCGCGGCGATTCGGACCAGATCGTCTCCAACGAGTCGATGTTCGACCTCGGGGCGCTCGGGAAGATGGGTGCGGTTCCCGATTGGCCCGGCGAGGACGTCTTCCCGCCCCAGCCGATGGTTGACCAGACCCGCGCGGTCTTCGACGACTACGCCGATCGGGGCGGAGCGTACGAGGAGGTCGTCTTCGGAAACGTCGGACACACGCCCCACGTCGAGGTCCCCGGCGACTTCATGGACAGGCTCGAAAGCGTACTGGAGTGA
- a CDS encoding class I fructose-bisphosphate aldolase — MQPFDDSPIDRDGKSLILAHDHGLEHGPSAFDGVEDRLDPETVFEMATHDAVTALAVQKGLAETYYPSYEDDVSLLAKCNGTSSLWMGEPYSPQTWSVENAVTVGADAIGYTVYPGTNREPEMTEEFRAVQEDAREHDLPVAMWSYPRGQAIKEHRSPEVIAYAARIGLELGADLVKVKYPRSPAALARAVDAADATRVVLSGGSKTSDYEFLSMVEAAMNAGAGGLAVGRNVWQREDPTRILDALEAVVFEGETADSALR; from the coding sequence ATGCAACCGTTCGACGACTCCCCGATCGACAGGGACGGGAAATCGCTCATCCTCGCCCACGATCACGGGCTCGAACACGGCCCGTCGGCGTTCGACGGCGTCGAGGATCGGCTCGACCCCGAGACCGTCTTCGAGATGGCGACTCACGACGCCGTGACCGCGCTCGCGGTCCAGAAGGGCCTCGCGGAGACGTACTACCCCTCCTACGAGGACGACGTGTCGCTGCTCGCAAAGTGCAACGGAACGTCGAGCCTTTGGATGGGCGAACCGTACTCGCCCCAGACCTGGTCGGTCGAGAACGCGGTCACGGTCGGCGCGGACGCGATCGGCTACACCGTCTACCCCGGCACGAACCGCGAACCGGAGATGACCGAGGAGTTCCGAGCCGTCCAGGAGGACGCCCGAGAGCACGACCTGCCGGTCGCGATGTGGTCCTACCCGCGCGGGCAGGCGATCAAGGAACACCGCAGTCCCGAAGTCATCGCCTACGCCGCCCGGATCGGCCTCGAACTCGGCGCCGACCTCGTGAAGGTCAAGTACCCGCGCAGTCCGGCGGCGCTGGCCCGCGCCGTCGACGCCGCCGACGCGACCCGGGTGGTTCTGAGCGGCGGTTCGAAGACCAGCGACTACGAGTTCCTCTCGATGGTCGAGGCCGCGATGAACGCCGGCGCGGGCGGACTCGCCGTCGGCCGCAACGTCTGGCAGCGCGAGGATCCGACCCGAATCCTCGACGCGCTCGAAGCGGTCGTCTTCGAGGGCGAAACGGCCGATAGCGCGCTTCGATGA
- a CDS encoding class 1 fructose-bisphosphatase, whose translation MTDLDPIVDAVATVAADVPERLPELRAERSNADRNPSGDAQSAADRWFEDRFREALAPLDVVGEYASEERAAVLDCGEGYGVAIDPLDGSSNLASNAPIGTVLGIYDAPLPARGTDLVGSAIIVFGPWTTMFVAEGGAVTRYRLDDGAAVDPRPVSIPNLGANGSEAGICGYSGRRSDLPVDVRGCLDRFLDERTLRYTGAAVADVQNLLVDGGVLCYPRTDACPDGVLRLQYEANPIAHLVEAAGGRASDGRGRLLDRSPDGVHERVPVFVGSNPDIERVESAIGSTRDA comes from the coding sequence ATGACCGACCTAGATCCGATCGTCGACGCCGTCGCGACGGTCGCCGCCGACGTGCCCGAACGACTTCCGGAGCTGCGCGCCGAGCGATCGAATGCCGATCGGAACCCGTCCGGCGACGCGCAGTCGGCGGCCGATCGGTGGTTCGAAGACCGGTTCCGCGAGGCGCTCGCGCCGCTCGACGTCGTCGGCGAGTACGCGAGCGAGGAGCGCGCGGCCGTCCTCGACTGCGGCGAAGGGTACGGCGTCGCGATCGATCCGCTCGACGGCTCGTCGAATCTGGCGTCGAACGCGCCGATCGGGACCGTCCTCGGAATCTACGACGCGCCGCTGCCGGCCCGCGGGACCGACCTGGTCGGGAGCGCGATAATCGTCTTCGGGCCGTGGACGACGATGTTCGTCGCCGAGGGCGGCGCAGTGACGCGGTATCGACTCGACGACGGTGCCGCCGTCGATCCGCGTCCCGTCTCGATTCCGAACCTCGGCGCGAACGGATCCGAAGCCGGTATCTGCGGCTACTCCGGTCGGCGATCCGATCTCCCCGTCGACGTTCGCGGCTGTCTCGATCGGTTCCTCGACGAGCGAACGCTCCGATACACCGGCGCGGCCGTCGCCGACGTCCAGAACCTGCTGGTCGACGGCGGCGTCCTCTGTTACCCGCGAACGGACGCCTGCCCCGACGGCGTCCTACGGCTGCAGTACGAGGCGAATCCGATCGCACACCTCGTCGAAGCCGCGGGCGGGCGGGCGAGCGACGGGCGCGGCCGCCTGCTCGATCGATCGCCCGACGGCGTGCACGAACGCGTCCCCGTCTTCGTCGGCTCGAACCCGGACATCGAGCGCGTCGAGTCGGCGATCGGTTCGACCCGCGACGCGTAG
- a CDS encoding PTS fructose transporter subunit IIB produces MKFVAVTSCPTGIAHSQMAAENLQQVAEANGHEIDVEVQGAMGQENELSSEAIAAADAVILATDTSISTDRFDGKTIVEGTVKDAVNDAEGLLERAIEDAGGDADVASADADSDAGADTAAAESTGTTASSSRGGDRSKGLFARLKRLFS; encoded by the coding sequence ATGAAATTCGTCGCAGTCACGTCCTGTCCGACGGGTATCGCACACAGCCAGATGGCCGCCGAGAACCTCCAGCAAGTCGCGGAGGCGAACGGCCACGAGATCGACGTCGAGGTCCAGGGGGCGATGGGCCAGGAGAACGAACTCTCGAGCGAGGCGATCGCGGCGGCCGACGCCGTGATTCTCGCGACCGACACCTCGATCAGCACGGACCGATTCGACGGGAAGACGATCGTCGAGGGGACCGTGAAAGACGCCGTCAACGACGCCGAGGGGCTCCTCGAACGGGCGATCGAGGACGCCGGCGGCGACGCCGACGTCGCGAGCGCGGACGCCGATTCCGACGCGGGCGCAGACACCGCTGCCGCCGAATCGACCGGCACGACCGCCTCCTCGAGTCGGGGCGGCGATCGATCGAAGGGCCTGTTCGCCAGGCTCAAGCGACTGTTCTCCTGA
- the ptsP gene encoding phosphoenolpyruvate--protein phosphotransferase, whose product MSTDEQPSRTIDGTGVTPLAGVGTAVWYDLSVDVDLDEPPESDAVDPEAERDRFDDARERARDELDREREQTAERVGEEEAAVFDAHRQFLDDPQITDGVADALDDGLPAEHAVHRAFEGPIEQFAAMDGMMAERADDLRDVRDRLLRLLTDVDRVDLGALPEGSVVLAERLTPSDTAQLDPDRVAGFATAEGGRTSHAAIFARSLGIPAVVGVGEDLLTIDADADVLVDGIEGSVIVDPTSEQRERASAGRDVEIRTEPVATADGRSIEVAANVGTLAELEGAVRQGADGIGLFRTEFLFLDREAPPDEDEQVETYVEALDAFPDGRVVVRTLDVGGDKPVPYLDLPEEENPFLGERGIRRSLGPDSGLFETQLRALLRAAAAGDGTLSVMFPMVATVTELEAALETVDSVADALDDAGIDRAMPELGVMIETPSAALLAEALAERVDFLSIGTNDLTQYVMAAARENDRVAHLHDPTEPAVLRAIDRTVSAGHASDAWVGMCGEMAGDPELTELLVGLGLDELSMSAVTIPAVKETVTGIETADAESLADRATDATAKSAVRDHIDNREP is encoded by the coding sequence ATGTCCACAGACGAGCAACCGAGCCGGACGATCGACGGCACGGGCGTCACTCCCCTCGCGGGGGTCGGGACCGCGGTGTGGTACGACCTCAGCGTCGACGTCGATCTCGACGAGCCGCCGGAATCGGACGCCGTCGATCCCGAGGCGGAGCGCGATCGGTTCGACGACGCCCGCGAACGTGCACGCGACGAACTCGATCGCGAGCGCGAGCAGACGGCGGAACGGGTCGGCGAAGAGGAGGCCGCGGTGTTCGACGCCCACCGGCAGTTCCTCGACGATCCGCAGATCACCGATGGCGTCGCGGACGCGCTCGACGACGGACTGCCCGCCGAACACGCGGTCCACCGGGCGTTCGAGGGACCGATCGAGCAGTTCGCCGCCATGGACGGTATGATGGCCGAGCGCGCCGACGACCTCCGGGACGTCCGCGATCGGCTGTTGCGGCTGCTGACCGACGTCGATCGCGTCGACCTCGGCGCGCTCCCCGAAGGGTCGGTGGTGCTCGCGGAACGGCTCACGCCGAGCGACACCGCACAGCTCGACCCCGATCGGGTGGCCGGCTTCGCCACCGCCGAGGGCGGCCGAACCTCCCACGCGGCGATCTTCGCTCGATCGCTCGGCATTCCCGCGGTGGTCGGCGTCGGCGAGGACCTGCTGACGATCGACGCCGACGCGGACGTGCTGGTCGACGGCATCGAGGGGTCGGTGATCGTCGATCCGACCTCTGAACAGCGCGAGCGCGCCAGCGCGGGTCGCGACGTCGAGATCCGCACGGAGCCGGTGGCCACGGCCGACGGCCGATCGATCGAGGTCGCGGCCAACGTCGGCACCCTCGCGGAACTCGAGGGCGCGGTTCGCCAGGGCGCAGACGGGATCGGCCTCTTCCGGACCGAGTTCCTCTTCCTCGATCGGGAGGCGCCGCCGGACGAGGACGAACAGGTCGAGACGTACGTCGAGGCGCTGGACGCCTTCCCGGACGGCCGGGTGGTCGTCCGGACGCTCGACGTCGGCGGCGACAAGCCGGTCCCGTACCTCGACCTGCCCGAGGAGGAGAACCCGTTCCTCGGCGAGCGGGGGATCCGCCGATCGCTCGGCCCCGATTCCGGCCTGTTCGAAACCCAGCTCAGGGCCCTACTCAGGGCGGCTGCCGCCGGCGACGGCACGCTGTCGGTGATGTTCCCGATGGTCGCGACGGTGACCGAACTCGAGGCGGCGCTGGAGACGGTCGACTCGGTGGCCGACGCACTCGACGACGCGGGAATCGACCGCGCGATGCCCGAACTGGGCGTCATGATCGAGACGCCGAGCGCGGCCTTGCTCGCGGAGGCGCTCGCCGAGCGCGTCGACTTCCTCAGCATCGGGACGAACGACCTCACCCAGTACGTGATGGCCGCCGCCCGCGAGAACGATCGCGTCGCGCACTTGCACGATCCGACCGAACCGGCCGTCCTCCGGGCGATCGATCGCACCGTCAGCGCGGGCCACGCCAGCGACGCGTGGGTCGGGATGTGCGGCGAGATGGCCGGCGATCCCGAACTGACCGAACTGCTCGTCGGGCTCGGGCTCGACGAACTCAGCATGAGCGCCGTCACGATCCCGGCGGTGAAGGAGACCGTCACTGGGATCGAGACGGCCGACGCGGAATCGCTCGCCGACCGAGCAACCGACGCGACCGCGAAGTCCGCGGTTCGCGACCACATCGACAACCGAGAACCATGA
- the ptsH1 gene encoding phosphocarrier protein HPr, protein MERVVTVVPEDGLHARPAAKFVETANGYDADVQVGPADGDLVDAASMLAVTSLGVASGDDVRIVAEGDDAEAALDALEGVLSTPEAESET, encoded by the coding sequence ATGGAGCGCGTCGTCACCGTGGTCCCCGAGGACGGGCTCCACGCGCGACCCGCCGCGAAGTTCGTCGAGACCGCAAACGGGTACGACGCGGACGTGCAGGTCGGCCCCGCCGACGGCGACCTGGTCGACGCCGCGAGCATGCTCGCGGTCACGAGCCTCGGCGTCGCCAGCGGCGACGACGTTCGCATCGTCGCCGAGGGCGACGACGCCGAGGCGGCGCTCGACGCGCTCGAAGGAGTCCTTTCGACGCCCGAAGCGGAATCCGAGACCTGA
- a CDS encoding PTS sugar transporter subunit IIA, translating to MDEPTVDTVLTPELISLEEPPAEKEACIEFLLDRAVEAGRVTDRDAALDALLAREEETTTGVGKGIGIPHAKTDAVSKPTVVFARSSEGVDFDAMDGEPATLLFMLLVPAEGGEEHLQILSSLSRSLMHDDVRERLHEAKSKAAIEETLAEAIR from the coding sequence ATGGACGAACCCACTGTTGACACGGTACTGACGCCGGAACTGATCTCTCTCGAGGAACCGCCGGCGGAGAAAGAGGCCTGCATCGAGTTCCTGCTCGATCGGGCCGTCGAGGCCGGGCGGGTCACCGATCGCGACGCCGCGCTCGACGCCCTCCTCGCGCGCGAGGAAGAGACGACGACGGGCGTCGGCAAGGGGATCGGCATCCCGCACGCGAAGACCGACGCCGTCTCGAAGCCGACGGTCGTCTTTGCCCGCTCGTCGGAGGGCGTCGACTTCGACGCTATGGACGGCGAGCCGGCGACGCTGCTGTTCATGCTGCTCGTCCCCGCCGAGGGCGGCGAGGAGCACCTGCAGATCCTGAGCTCGCTCTCGCGATCCCTGATGCACGACGACGTCCGCGAGCGGCTCCACGAGGCGAAGTCGAAGGCGGCGATCGAGGAGACCCTCGCGGAGGCGATCCGCTGA
- a CDS encoding PTS fructose transporter subunit IIC, which yields MKENVEHHLRSHVVSVKEDLMTGVSFMIPFVTIGGIFLAFAFLIAELPDTILGIRTPGAATTTETVFEDTGTLAWFVAQIGDLGLTIMIPILGAYIAYAIADKPGLAPGFILSYAIQQEQIIEAAGLLVGFESNGAVAGFLGAIVAGLLAGYVARWMKRWSVPSFIRPMMPVLVIPVFTTALLAPLVIVGLGVPIAIVDSALTSALEGMQGANAVLLGFILGAMMAFDMGGPVNKVAYIFGFALIGEGITEPMAAVMIAGMVPPLGLALSNFIAPHKYSEEMYENAKAAVPLGLSFITEGAIPYAAADPLRVIPSIMIGSAIAAATSLWLGVTMPAPHGGIFVALLSNSFLLFVACLALGTLVTAAVVTLLKPDYDERVATADAETAQVSD from the coding sequence ATGAAAGAAAATGTAGAACACCACCTTCGGTCGCACGTCGTGTCGGTGAAGGAGGACCTGATGACGGGCGTGTCGTTCATGATTCCGTTTGTGACGATCGGCGGGATCTTCCTCGCGTTCGCGTTCCTGATCGCGGAACTTCCCGATACGATCCTGGGCATTCGGACGCCCGGTGCGGCTACGACGACCGAGACCGTGTTCGAAGACACCGGGACGCTCGCCTGGTTCGTCGCCCAGATCGGCGATCTCGGGTTGACGATCATGATTCCCATTCTGGGGGCGTACATCGCGTACGCGATCGCGGACAAGCCCGGACTCGCGCCGGGATTCATCCTCTCGTACGCGATTCAACAAGAGCAGATCATCGAAGCGGCCGGCCTCCTCGTGGGCTTCGAGTCCAACGGTGCCGTCGCCGGCTTCCTCGGTGCGATCGTCGCCGGCCTGCTCGCGGGGTACGTCGCCCGCTGGATGAAACGCTGGTCCGTGCCGTCGTTCATCAGGCCGATGATGCCGGTACTCGTCATCCCGGTCTTCACGACGGCGCTGCTCGCGCCCCTGGTCATCGTCGGTCTCGGCGTTCCGATCGCGATCGTCGATTCCGCGCTCACCTCGGCGCTCGAGGGGATGCAGGGGGCGAACGCCGTTCTGCTTGGGTTCATTCTGGGGGCGATGATGGCCTTCGACATGGGCGGTCCCGTCAACAAGGTGGCGTATATTTTCGGCTTCGCGTTGATCGGCGAGGGAATCACGGAGCCGATGGCGGCGGTCATGATCGCGGGGATGGTCCCGCCGCTCGGCCTCGCGCTGTCGAACTTCATCGCGCCGCACAAGTACTCCGAGGAGATGTACGAGAACGCGAAGGCGGCCGTGCCACTCGGCCTCTCGTTCATCACGGAGGGTGCGATCCCCTATGCCGCGGCCGATCCGCTGCGGGTCATCCCCTCGATCATGATCGGGAGCGCGATAGCGGCGGCGACGTCGCTCTGGCTCGGCGTCACGATGCCGGCGCCGCACGGCGGCATCTTCGTCGCGCTCCTCTCGAACAGCTTCCTGCTGTTCGTGGCTTGTCTCGCGCTGGGGACGCTCGTCACCGCAGCGGTCGTGACGCTGCTCAAGCCCGACTACGACGAACGGGTCGCGACGGCCGACGCCGAGACGGCCCAGGTCAGCGATTAG